One region of Endozoicomonas sp. Mp262 genomic DNA includes:
- a CDS encoding VTT domain-containing protein: protein MAIFMLMPILCSSMVISLLIEKEHFFQSLSGNQWLPICLISSITMTLAITPTTLIAIACGYFIGWAAIPYVLPAYLIASAMGYGLGRVLDGGRIMKSLKQYPKANAFSQSLCRSQWQLMVMARLSPVLPFSFVNLLLPSLNIRFSVFLFAGFIGMLPRTLFSIWLGLQARDLLQLLQTPNQDWGTLSVPAILAIISTAGIIHLIQKSISKAVMGITGNSG, encoded by the coding sequence ATGGCAATCTTCATGCTGATGCCCATTCTTTGCAGCTCAATGGTGATCAGCCTGCTTATTGAAAAAGAACACTTTTTCCAGTCGCTATCCGGCAATCAATGGCTCCCTATTTGCCTGATATCCAGTATCACCATGACTCTGGCAATCACTCCAACCACCCTGATCGCCATTGCCTGTGGCTATTTTATCGGCTGGGCAGCCATACCCTATGTGCTACCTGCCTACCTTATCGCTTCAGCTATGGGCTATGGCCTTGGGCGTGTGCTGGATGGCGGCAGAATAATGAAAAGCCTTAAGCAATATCCCAAAGCGAATGCCTTCTCTCAAAGTTTGTGCCGTAGCCAGTGGCAATTAATGGTTATGGCCCGACTTTCTCCCGTACTGCCCTTCTCTTTTGTTAATTTGCTATTACCTTCTTTGAATATTCGCTTCTCAGTCTTCTTATTCGCCGGCTTTATCGGTATGCTTCCCCGGACGCTATTTTCCATCTGGCTGGGATTGCAGGCCCGGGATCTGTTACAGCTACTGCAAACACCAAACCAGGACTGGGGAACCCTTTCTGTCCCTGCTATATTAGCGATTATTTCAACCGCAGGTATAATACACCTGATTCAAAAATCAATAAGCAAAGCAGTAATGGGTATAACAGGCAATTCAGGATAA
- a CDS encoding DUF962 domain-containing protein — MKTLEHWLKEYGESHQHPTNKLIHWVCIPLITFSVLGLLWSLHWGLTAAVIVMALLFYIRLSIKLAMTMLTLAALMLATISALQPIILPVSLGIFIIAWIFQFIGHHIEGKKPSFFKDLQFLFIGPLWLLAFLFRQFRMRY; from the coding sequence ATGAAAACGCTGGAACACTGGTTGAAGGAATACGGAGAGAGCCATCAACATCCCACCAATAAATTAATTCATTGGGTCTGTATTCCACTAATTACTTTTTCGGTACTGGGATTGCTATGGAGTTTACACTGGGGGCTAACGGCAGCTGTCATAGTTATGGCATTACTGTTTTATATTCGCCTTTCCATCAAACTGGCTATGACCATGCTAACCTTGGCAGCACTAATGCTAGCGACTATCAGCGCACTTCAACCAATAATACTGCCGGTATCCCTGGGAATCTTTATTATTGCCTGGATTTTCCAGTTTATTGGCCATCACATTGAAGGTAAGAAACCCTCTTTTTTCAAGGACCTACAGTTTTTATTTATTGGCCCACTGTGGCTATTGGCATTTTTATTCAGGCAATTTCGGATGCGCTATTAA
- a CDS encoding maltoporin, which produces MSQLSRQVLKKLPLAGAVAAAVMASSAMAATVDFHGYVRSGIGAATSGGDQEAFQAVGAGSKYRLGNEAETYGEIKLGSELFNNGEQSFYLDSNMAFSVDQASDWEGTDPAFREFNVKGKGVLEFAPEATLWAGKRFYKRHDIHMSDFYYWNMSGPGAGIEGIDVTFANMSLAWVKSSQTINYYKSKDNALNKENQQEYKLDQNIVDLRFENIKTNTDGALTVGLDYAFGRPSSDFEGGYAHGGYNSDGSAKPVTDIKGLSTDEMDENGYMLTLEHTQSNLFGGFNKFVVQYATDAMTKAGVGTDGKGISALSSDNLDGNKLYRIIDHGVVGLGEDVEMQYQALYSHMSFKDSNKNDEKWFSVGVRPVYFWNDIMSTAVELGYDHVKNGIGNNKDSKVGKITIAQQWSAGRGYWARPQIRVFGTYAKWNDDSKGQVGGAAFADETSGFTFGVQMEAWW; this is translated from the coding sequence ATGAGTCAGTTATCCCGACAAGTACTGAAAAAACTTCCGTTGGCAGGTGCCGTTGCGGCAGCCGTGATGGCATCTTCTGCCATGGCGGCAACTGTTGACTTTCATGGCTATGTGCGCTCTGGTATTGGTGCTGCCACCAGTGGTGGGGATCAAGAGGCATTTCAGGCAGTAGGTGCTGGTTCCAAGTACCGTCTGGGTAACGAAGCAGAGACCTATGGTGAAATCAAATTAGGCTCTGAATTATTCAATAATGGCGAACAATCCTTTTATTTAGACAGTAATATGGCCTTTAGTGTTGACCAGGCATCTGACTGGGAAGGTACTGATCCAGCGTTTCGAGAGTTTAACGTTAAAGGCAAAGGTGTTTTAGAGTTTGCTCCTGAAGCAACACTCTGGGCTGGTAAGCGTTTCTACAAGCGTCATGATATTCATATGTCTGATTTCTATTACTGGAATATGTCTGGCCCAGGTGCAGGTATTGAAGGGATTGATGTTACTTTTGCTAACATGAGTTTGGCTTGGGTAAAAAGCTCTCAAACAATAAATTATTATAAATCTAAAGATAATGCCCTTAACAAAGAGAATCAGCAGGAATATAAGCTAGATCAAAATATTGTGGATCTGCGATTTGAAAATATTAAGACAAATACTGATGGTGCTTTAACAGTTGGTCTTGATTATGCGTTTGGTAGACCTTCCAGTGACTTTGAAGGAGGTTATGCTCATGGAGGATATAACTCTGATGGTTCAGCTAAACCTGTAACCGATATTAAAGGGTTATCTACGGATGAAATGGATGAGAATGGCTATATGCTTACTCTCGAACATACCCAAAGTAATCTCTTCGGTGGATTCAATAAGTTTGTTGTGCAGTATGCAACTGATGCAATGACAAAAGCTGGAGTAGGAACTGATGGTAAAGGAATTTCCGCTTTGTCCTCTGATAACTTAGATGGTAATAAGCTTTATAGAATTATTGACCATGGTGTAGTTGGCTTGGGTGAAGATGTCGAAATGCAGTATCAGGCATTGTATAGCCATATGTCATTTAAAGATTCTAATAAGAATGATGAAAAATGGTTTAGCGTAGGTGTACGTCCCGTTTACTTCTGGAATGACATCATGAGCACAGCGGTTGAGTTGGGCTATGACCACGTTAAGAATGGCATTGGCAATAATAAAGACTCTAAGGTTGGTAAAATTACCATTGCTCAACAGTGGTCTGCTGGCCGAGGTTACTGGGCACGTCCACAAATCCGGGTGTTCGGCACCTATGCCAAGTGGAATGATGACTCTAAAGGACAAGTGGGTGGCGCTGCTTTTGCAGACGAAACCAGTGGCTTCACCTTCGGTGTCCAAATGGAAGCCTGGTGGTAA
- the modC gene encoding molybdenum ABC transporter ATP-binding protein, translating into MLELDISLARDRFVLRVQETLNLSGIWAIMGPSGCGKTSLLRCLAGLERQALGSVCFRGQVWQDSDSGSWMPPEKRRIGYIFQDARLFTHLDVMGNLRFAEKRARPTLNVPALNDVIQQLAVEPLLARSIEKLSGGEKQRVAIARALLNAPSVLLMDEPLASLDWQAKTEILPLLRNVHQHFQIPIIMVSHAHEEVARLADSLLMLNRGQVTNRGRCRTLIMQHAFSDDRAALAMLEGKVVRHCPEHSLTELDVCSQTLWINQIDNDVGGHVRVVLPAQEVSVCLNGRVETSIQNRLLVTVEQIRNQGLHHCLLILKLKKQRLLSVITKKSLGELSLQEGRQVFAYFKASGLDVY; encoded by the coding sequence ATGCTTGAGCTGGATATTTCCCTGGCAAGGGATCGCTTTGTATTAAGAGTGCAGGAGACGCTGAATTTATCCGGTATTTGGGCGATTATGGGGCCGTCGGGTTGCGGAAAAACATCGTTGCTGCGCTGCCTGGCCGGTCTTGAGAGACAAGCCCTTGGCAGTGTTTGTTTTCGAGGGCAGGTCTGGCAGGATTCCGACTCCGGGAGCTGGATGCCACCTGAAAAGCGAAGGATCGGTTATATATTTCAGGATGCCCGCCTGTTTACTCACCTGGATGTGATGGGCAATCTTCGTTTTGCCGAAAAGAGAGCGCGACCCACATTAAACGTACCTGCTTTAAATGATGTTATTCAGCAATTGGCTGTTGAGCCACTGTTAGCCCGTTCAATAGAAAAGCTATCCGGTGGGGAGAAACAAAGGGTTGCCATTGCCAGGGCGCTGCTAAATGCCCCTTCTGTTTTACTTATGGATGAACCCCTGGCATCTCTGGACTGGCAGGCTAAAACGGAAATACTGCCGTTGTTGCGAAATGTGCATCAGCACTTTCAGATACCTATTATTATGGTGAGTCATGCCCATGAGGAAGTGGCACGACTGGCCGATAGTTTACTGATGCTGAACCGGGGGCAGGTGACTAACCGGGGGCGGTGTCGGACACTGATAATGCAGCATGCATTCAGTGATGACAGGGCGGCGCTGGCAATGCTTGAGGGAAAGGTGGTTCGTCACTGTCCCGAGCACTCTCTGACAGAGCTGGATGTTTGCAGTCAGACCCTGTGGATTAATCAAATAGACAATGATGTGGGCGGCCATGTGCGTGTTGTTTTGCCTGCGCAGGAAGTCAGTGTTTGCCTGAATGGCAGGGTGGAAACCAGCATTCAGAACCGTTTGCTGGTAACGGTTGAGCAAATACGCAATCAAGGGCTGCACCATTGTCTGTTAATTCTGAAATTAAAGAAGCAGCGGTTATTGTCTGTTATCACTAAAAAATCACTGGGTGAGTTGTCTTTGCAAGAGGGGCGGCAGGTGTTTGCCTATTTTAAAGCATCAGGGCTGGATGTTTATTGA
- the modB gene encoding molybdate ABC transporter permease subunit has product MLPAAIWLTLKLALVTTFILLLLAAPLAWWLANLRGSWGGCLKPVLEALIGLPLILPPTVLGFYLLVLFSPRNPLGEFWLQLTGSTLAFSFTGLVVASVIYSLPFVVQPLQRAFEELDSGLLEAAAMLGAGPLDRFFTVVLPSARRAILLAACMGFAHTVGEFGVVLMIGGNIPGETQVLSIALFDAVETQQFAQAHGIAGGLLLFAMLLLVVIYSIDNRGKRKKHA; this is encoded by the coding sequence ATGCTACCAGCAGCAATTTGGCTGACCCTTAAGCTGGCACTAGTCACAACATTTATTTTACTGCTATTGGCAGCGCCTCTGGCATGGTGGCTTGCCAATCTGAGAGGTTCCTGGGGAGGGTGTCTTAAACCGGTGCTGGAAGCCCTGATTGGTTTGCCCCTGATTTTGCCACCAACAGTGCTTGGGTTTTATCTGCTGGTGCTTTTTTCCCCTAGAAACCCTCTGGGGGAATTCTGGTTACAGCTCACCGGGTCTACCTTGGCATTTAGCTTCACGGGACTGGTGGTTGCCTCGGTGATTTATTCCTTGCCCTTTGTGGTGCAACCGTTGCAAAGGGCTTTTGAGGAATTGGATTCCGGGCTGCTGGAGGCTGCCGCTATGCTGGGCGCGGGGCCCCTGGATCGTTTTTTTACCGTGGTTTTACCTTCTGCGCGCCGGGCTATTTTGCTGGCAGCCTGTATGGGTTTTGCCCATACCGTGGGTGAGTTTGGTGTGGTTCTGATGATTGGTGGCAATATCCCGGGCGAAACACAAGTGTTGTCCATTGCCCTGTTTGATGCGGTAGAGACCCAGCAATTTGCGCAAGCCCATGGCATTGCCGGAGGGTTGCTGCTGTTCGCCATGCTATTGCTGGTGGTTATTTACAGTATTGATAATCGGGGAAAGCGGAAAAAACATGCTTGA
- the modA gene encoding molybdate ABC transporter substrate-binding protein — protein sequence MIRRLVTLFLCVLTLTAKADVPKIRVAVAANFKTVLQSLADQYTRQFVDKEKKPNSEPPEILVSSASSGVLYNQITQGAPFDLFLSADTRRPEMLEKEKRVVEGSRQPYAYGCLVLWTPSADQPLTINDLKDWKGRLAIANPATAPYGQAAQQVFEKLGLWDTFQPRLVRGSNIQQTWQFVESGAAPTGMVAWSQLVDRQGAKVSFIPANLYQPIRQELVVLKQGGETTLAKQFAEFILSESSQKYIESHGYSHLKSSSRGKG from the coding sequence ATGATTAGGCGGTTAGTTACGCTGTTTCTTTGCGTGCTGACTCTCACGGCAAAAGCGGATGTACCTAAAATCAGGGTTGCTGTGGCGGCTAATTTTAAGACAGTGCTGCAATCATTGGCTGATCAGTACACCCGGCAGTTTGTTGATAAAGAGAAAAAGCCAAACAGTGAACCGCCTGAAATTCTCGTTTCTTCCGCTTCCTCTGGTGTGCTTTATAACCAGATTACCCAGGGTGCACCGTTTGATTTATTTCTTTCTGCCGACACTCGTCGTCCGGAAATGCTGGAAAAAGAAAAGCGGGTGGTGGAAGGTAGTAGACAGCCTTATGCCTATGGTTGTCTGGTGCTCTGGACTCCGTCGGCTGATCAACCCCTGACTATTAATGATCTAAAAGACTGGAAGGGTCGTTTAGCCATAGCTAACCCGGCGACAGCCCCCTATGGGCAGGCTGCCCAACAGGTGTTTGAAAAACTGGGGCTATGGGACACCTTTCAGCCCCGGCTGGTAAGGGGGAGCAATATTCAGCAGACCTGGCAGTTTGTTGAAAGTGGTGCTGCTCCCACGGGTATGGTGGCCTGGTCTCAACTGGTGGATAGGCAGGGAGCAAAAGTCAGTTTTATTCCTGCGAACCTTTACCAGCCTATCCGGCAGGAACTGGTGGTGCTAAAGCAAGGTGGTGAGACCACTCTGGCTAAACAGTTTGCTGAGTTTATCCTGTCGGAAAGCAGCCAGAAGTATATTGAAAGTCATGGTTACAGCCATTTGAAAAGCAGTTCCAGGGGAAAAGGGTAA
- the moaE gene encoding molybdopterin synthase catalytic subunit MoaE, translating to MISIQADDFDPGVEQALLSEDKSAGAVVTFTGLVRDMNLGEKVGGLFLEHYPGMTESALQQIIDEACERWPINKVRIIHRIGQLSTGDRIVFVGVASAHRKAAFAGCEFIMDYLKIRAPFWKKETTPEGDRWLDARDQDQEAATRWQSGENGDD from the coding sequence TTGATCTCTATTCAGGCTGACGATTTTGATCCGGGTGTTGAGCAGGCACTGCTGAGTGAAGATAAAAGCGCAGGCGCGGTTGTTACCTTTACCGGCCTGGTTCGGGATATGAATCTGGGCGAAAAGGTTGGCGGGTTATTCCTTGAGCATTATCCGGGAATGACTGAAAGCGCATTACAGCAGATTATTGATGAGGCCTGTGAACGCTGGCCAATCAATAAGGTTCGGATTATCCATCGCATTGGTCAGTTGTCCACGGGTGACCGGATTGTTTTTGTGGGTGTTGCCAGCGCTCATCGAAAGGCTGCCTTTGCCGGCTGTGAATTTATTATGGATTACCTGAAGATCCGGGCTCCTTTCTGGAAGAAGGAAACAACGCCGGAAGGGGATCGCTGGTTAGATGCTCGCGATCAGGATCAGGAAGCGGCTACACGCTGGCAGTCGGGGGAAAACGGTGATGATTAG
- a CDS encoding MoaD/ThiS family protein, producing the protein MITVLFFASYREKLGCERLELASGEYPETVSMLRSKLSERGELWRDVMLNRRGLVAVNQVMTRSDRKIKEGDEVAFFPPVTGG; encoded by the coding sequence ATGATTACTGTTCTATTTTTTGCCAGTTACCGGGAAAAACTGGGTTGTGAACGACTGGAGCTGGCATCCGGGGAATACCCTGAAACCGTATCCATGCTTCGCAGCAAGCTTTCCGAACGCGGTGAGTTATGGCGGGATGTGATGTTGAACCGGCGTGGGCTGGTGGCCGTGAATCAGGTGATGACCCGGTCTGACCGCAAGATAAAGGAAGGGGATGAGGTGGCCTTTTTCCCTCCGGTGACAGGGGGCTAG
- the moaC gene encoding cyclic pyranopterin monophosphate synthase MoaC, giving the protein MSMLTHTDDQGRASMVDVGEKDITRREAKAEGYITMNPETLALVAENGLKKGDVLAVARIAGIQAAKQCSHLVPLCHPLMLNFIGVEFQLEKDKNRIRIETCCRLSGKTGVEIEALTAASVAALTIYDMCKAVDKTMSIEGIRVLEKSGGRSGHYQAVDDGR; this is encoded by the coding sequence ATGTCAATGCTCACTCATACTGATGACCAGGGTCGTGCCAGCATGGTTGATGTTGGTGAAAAGGATATCACCCGGCGCGAAGCCAAAGCCGAAGGTTATATCACCATGAATCCGGAAACCCTGGCGCTGGTAGCGGAAAATGGCCTGAAAAAAGGTGATGTGCTGGCAGTGGCCCGTATTGCCGGTATTCAGGCAGCCAAGCAGTGCAGTCATCTGGTGCCTCTTTGCCATCCCCTGATGCTGAACTTTATCGGGGTTGAATTTCAGCTGGAAAAAGATAAAAACCGTATTCGTATAGAAACCTGTTGTCGCTTAAGTGGCAAGACCGGAGTTGAAATTGAGGCACTGACCGCAGCTTCTGTTGCAGCACTGACCATATATGATATGTGCAAAGCGGTTGATAAGACCATGAGCATCGAAGGAATCAGGGTGCTGGAGAAAAGCGGTGGCCGCAGTGGTCACTATCAGGCAGTGGACGATGGCAGGTAG
- the moaB gene encoding molybdenum cofactor biosynthesis protein B, translating to MAHHQVSEFIPLNIAVLTVSDTRSEETDTSGHLLVEKLKAEGHRLSDKCIVKDDIYKIREVLSRWIASKNTQAVLITGGTGFSGRDSTPEAVLPLFDKVVDGYGELFRQLSFEQIGTSTIQSRAVAGLANGTIVFVMPGSNNACNTAWDGIIRQQLDSRHRPCNFVEQLKKV from the coding sequence ATGGCGCATCATCAGGTTTCTGAATTTATTCCGTTAAATATTGCGGTTCTCACTGTATCCGATACCCGTAGTGAAGAAACTGACACCTCTGGTCACCTATTAGTAGAAAAATTGAAAGCCGAGGGACACCGTCTGTCAGACAAATGCATCGTGAAAGATGATATTTATAAAATCCGGGAAGTATTATCCCGCTGGATAGCCTCTAAGAATACCCAGGCTGTCCTGATTACGGGAGGAACAGGATTTTCTGGCAGGGACAGCACCCCCGAAGCGGTTCTTCCTTTATTTGATAAGGTGGTTGATGGTTATGGTGAGTTATTCAGGCAACTCTCTTTTGAGCAGATAGGCACTTCAACCATTCAATCCCGTGCGGTGGCCGGACTGGCGAATGGTACTATCGTATTTGTCATGCCCGGTTCCAATAATGCCTGTAACACCGCCTGGGATGGCATTATCCGACAGCAGCTGGATAGTCGCCATCGCCCCTGTAATTTTGTTGAGCAGCTGAAAAAGGTCTGA
- a CDS encoding molybdenum cofactor guanylyltransferase: MGLYNRISALVLAGGQSSRMGQDKALLELAGKPLYQHMISIVNQAGIDSVVVSGNQLPDALVDRIPGKGPLSGIHAALMAFFDKGCEGLVVVPVDMPMLSAGLVKALYEYGSQSHRISCYEGFMLPLFIPVNQGVIDYVSLAITSPVTRDYSLYRLHQRLNGGTMPVPEGMERFFSNANTPEEWASCLSELMSLE; encoded by the coding sequence ATGGGATTATATAACAGGATTTCCGCGCTGGTATTGGCAGGAGGTCAATCCAGTCGTATGGGGCAGGATAAGGCGTTACTGGAGTTGGCTGGCAAACCTTTATACCAGCATATGATTTCCATAGTGAATCAGGCAGGCATTGATTCTGTGGTGGTGAGCGGTAATCAACTACCTGATGCCCTGGTTGATCGTATACCAGGCAAAGGGCCGCTCAGTGGCATTCATGCTGCATTAATGGCGTTCTTCGATAAAGGTTGCGAGGGATTGGTAGTAGTGCCTGTGGATATGCCCATGTTATCGGCAGGTCTGGTGAAAGCGCTCTATGAATATGGCAGCCAGAGTCACCGTATTTCATGTTACGAAGGTTTTATGCTTCCCCTGTTTATACCTGTAAATCAGGGTGTTATTGACTATGTTAGTCTTGCAATAACAAGCCCTGTTACCAGGGATTACTCATTATACCGCTTGCATCAAAGGCTAAACGGCGGAACAATGCCTGTCCCAGAAGGTATGGAGCGTTTTTTCTCCAATGCCAACACACCGGAAGAATGGGCATCCTGCCTGTCTGAATTAATGTCTTTAGAGTAG
- a CDS encoding DUF2780 domain-containing protein, with translation MKNKHAHLYLPILLLAQGIHAAQANTETNDLTNLLIEKLQVSRSQAEGGAGALLAASEKALSTEQFSQLASTIPAAEQLLSSIPSLDESGYISSRFDEYGIQPHTQKLVSQFQQLGLPPGYIKHFNQVIYNYLKESHSPGLALVLDKSLKDL, from the coding sequence ATGAAAAACAAACATGCACACCTTTATCTGCCCATACTACTCCTTGCGCAAGGCATTCATGCTGCGCAAGCCAATACTGAAACCAATGATTTGACCAATCTATTGATCGAGAAATTACAGGTCAGCAGAAGTCAGGCTGAAGGAGGGGCAGGTGCCTTGCTAGCTGCCTCTGAAAAGGCATTGAGCACCGAACAATTCTCACAACTGGCAAGCACTATTCCTGCAGCAGAGCAATTACTAAGCTCTATTCCATCACTTGATGAATCAGGGTATATCAGTAGCCGGTTTGATGAGTATGGCATACAACCCCATACCCAAAAACTGGTTAGCCAGTTTCAGCAACTGGGTCTGCCCCCAGGGTATATTAAGCACTTCAACCAGGTTATTTATAACTATCTGAAAGAAAGCCACAGCCCCGGTCTGGCCCTGGTGTTGGATAAAAGCCTGAAAGACTTATAA
- a CDS encoding aldolase/citrate lyase family protein — MKPHNIIECLKKNKAAINGWLTLPCPFTAEIMANQGYDTLTIDMQHGVIDYEIALSMLQAIATTSTTPIVRVPWLEPGIIMKMLDAGAYGIVCPMIQGPQDTQSLVKACKYPPKGFRSFGPLRASLCNGNDYPEKANDTIMPIAMIETRTALESLEDILSVEGLGGLYIGPFDLSYALGCTPRPDDYEQPVLDAIDRVLTKAAQHNIPVGIHCITPEYANRMINKGFNWVTVACDSDFIKSGSAYVMNTLNN, encoded by the coding sequence ATGAAACCTCATAATATAATAGAGTGCCTTAAAAAAAATAAAGCGGCTATCAATGGCTGGCTAACCCTGCCCTGCCCCTTCACAGCAGAAATCATGGCGAACCAGGGCTACGACACCCTGACCATTGACATGCAGCACGGCGTCATAGATTACGAGATTGCACTATCCATGCTGCAGGCTATTGCCACCACGTCTACAACCCCGATAGTCAGGGTTCCCTGGCTGGAACCGGGTATCATCATGAAGATGCTGGACGCCGGAGCATACGGCATTGTCTGCCCAATGATCCAAGGGCCACAGGATACCCAAAGCCTGGTGAAAGCCTGCAAATATCCTCCAAAGGGCTTCAGGAGCTTCGGCCCTCTTCGGGCATCCCTTTGCAATGGCAATGACTACCCTGAAAAAGCCAATGACACCATAATGCCCATTGCCATGATTGAAACCAGAACCGCACTGGAAAGCCTGGAGGATATTCTTTCAGTAGAGGGGCTGGGAGGTCTTTATATCGGCCCATTTGACCTATCTTATGCTCTCGGCTGCACACCCAGACCCGATGATTATGAGCAACCCGTTCTTGATGCTATTGACCGGGTGCTGACCAAGGCAGCTCAACACAACATCCCGGTTGGCATTCACTGTATCACCCCGGAGTATGCCAACCGCATGATAAATAAAGGCTTTAACTGGGTCACTGTGGCTTGTGACTCGGATTTTATAAAGTCCGGCTCAGCTTATGTAATGAACACCCTTAATAACTGA